One segment of Myotis daubentonii chromosome 11, mMyoDau2.1, whole genome shotgun sequence DNA contains the following:
- the FAM78A gene encoding protein FAM78A isoform X2, translating into MNDNFYPSVTWAVPVSESNVARLTNIYRDQSFTTWLVAANTSTNDMIILQTLHWRMQLSIEVNPSRPLGQRARLREPIAQDQPKILSRNEPIPPSALVKPNANDAQVLMWRPKYGQPLVVIPPKHR; encoded by the coding sequence ATGAACGACAACTTCTACCCCAGCGTCACGTGGGCCGTGCCCGTCAGCGAGAGCAACGTGGCCAGGCTGACCAACATCTACCGGGACCAGAGCTTCACCACGTGGCTGGTGGCCGCCAACACCTCGACCAACGACATGATCATCCTGCAGACGCTGCACTGGCGCATGCAGCTCAGCATCGAGGTGAACCCCAGCCGGCCCCTGGGCCAGCGCGCCCGCCTGCGGGAGCCCATCGCGCAGGACCAGCCCAAGATCCTGAGCAGGAACGAGCCCATCCCGCCCAGCGCCCTGGTCAAGCCCAATGCCAACGACGCTCAGGTCCTCATGTGGCGGCCCAAGTACGGGCAGCCGCTGGTGGTGATCCCGCCCAAGCACCGGTAG
- the FAM78A gene encoding protein FAM78A isoform X1: MPSFLWDCWPSLELRAVLCAMGCIQSIGGKTRIFREGITVIDVKASIDPVPTSIDESSSVVLRYRTPHFRASAQVVMPPIPRKETWVVGWIQACSHMEFYNQYGEQGMSSWELPDLLEGKIEAISDSDGVNYPWYGNTTETCTIVGPTKRDSKFIISMNDNFYPSVTWAVPVSESNVARLTNIYRDQSFTTWLVAANTSTNDMIILQTLHWRMQLSIEVNPSRPLGQRARLREPIAQDQPKILSRNEPIPPSALVKPNANDAQVLMWRPKYGQPLVVIPPKHR; the protein is encoded by the exons ATGCCCAGTTTCCTCTGGGACTGCTGGCCTTCCCTGGAGCTCAGAGCGGTCCTGTGTGCCATGGGCTGTATTCAGAGCATCGGGGGCAAAACCAGAATCTTCCGGGAAGGCATCACGGTGATTGACGTGAAAGCCTCCATCGACCCCGTCCCCACCAGCATCGACGAGTCCTCCAGCGTGGTGCTCCGCTACCGGACACCCCACTTCCGTGCCTCGGCCCAGGTGGTCATGCCGCCCATCCCCAGGAAGGAGACCTGGGTAGTGGGCTGGATCCAGGCGTGCAGCCACATGGAGTTCTACAACCAGTACGGGGAGCAGGGCAT GTCCAGCTGGGAGCTCCCGGACCTGCTGGAGGGCAAGATCGAGGCCATCAGTGACTCGGACGGGGTGAACTACCCCTGGTACGGCAACACCACGGAGACGTGCACCATCGTGGGCCCCACCAAGAGGGACTCCAAGTTCATCATCAGCATGAACGACAACTTCTACCCCAGCGTCACGTGGGCCGTGCCCGTCAGCGAGAGCAACGTGGCCAGGCTGACCAACATCTACCGGGACCAGAGCTTCACCACGTGGCTGGTGGCCGCCAACACCTCGACCAACGACATGATCATCCTGCAGACGCTGCACTGGCGCATGCAGCTCAGCATCGAGGTGAACCCCAGCCGGCCCCTGGGCCAGCGCGCCCGCCTGCGGGAGCCCATCGCGCAGGACCAGCCCAAGATCCTGAGCAGGAACGAGCCCATCCCGCCCAGCGCCCTGGTCAAGCCCAATGCCAACGACGCTCAGGTCCTCATGTGGCGGCCCAAGTACGGGCAGCCGCTGGTGGTGATCCCGCCCAAGCACCGGTAG